Below is a window of Candidatus Zixiibacteriota bacterium DNA.
ATGAAAGCAGATCTGAAAGGGGGAAGTATCCGGCTTCAGCCAACACGGCATAGATCAGAGGACTTACATGGCCGATCGAATAGAAGTTCAGGTCTCGCCTGGGATCGTCGGGATTGCGCGGGTTATGGTTGAGAATATTGAAATACAGGGCGCAGGCCAGATCGGCGCAGGACAGAGGCCCGCCGGTGTGACCGGTTTGAGATTCAATCAGGAGCGTGATGATATCGCGCCTGATATCCAGAGCCTTTTCGTTTAATTTCTCGTTATCATAGTCAAATGGATTCATGGCCTGATTATAATAAGCAGATTCGATGCGGGCAAATTAAAAAGTCGAGCTGAAGAGTTATCAGGATTTCCGGGCGACTTTTATGCGTTCGTAGACCTGGCGGGTTTTATCTCGAAGCTCAGAGAGGGTACCGTTGTTGTGAATTACAAAATCTGAAACCGCAACCAGGTCCTCGATCGGTTTCTGCGACGAGATCCTGTCCTTGATTTCGGCCACGGTAAAGCCGTTTTTAACCGCGCGTGTAATCTGGTCAGCCTCGGGCGCGGTTACACAGATCGTGTAGTCGACTTTCTCGTGCCAGCCCCAGTCCACCAGCAGGGCGGCGTCGACGATAACAAAACCGCATTTGGGATCGGATTCGCAGACTTTGATTTCTTCGACGAGTCTCTTTAGAAGCTGGGGGTGAACGATTTCATTCAAAGTTTTTCGCTTTTCGGGCGAAGCGAAGACGATTTTTCCCAGTTCTCGCCTTTTCAGTTGGCCCTCTGCTGTTACTATGCCTCTGCCGAAGGCGCGTATCAACTTGGAAAGAACTGGTTTATTTTTTTCCACCACCTCGCGGCCGATTTGATCCGCGGATACAAGCCGTCCCCCGAATTCAGCGAAGGCTTCGGCTACTGTCGACTTTCCGGATGCGATTTGACCGGTAACACCAAGTTTCAACATATATTCCAATATATGAAATATACACCTAAATTGTTGCAATTTTTTCGATTAAGTGGCTCTAAAACCTTTAGAATACGATCGATATGCCGAATTATATTAGTGAGTTTGTAAAAGATTCTCAAATAGGTAACAAATAAGGTCGTATATTAATTGGCTGGGAACGAAGAGGTGGCAAGCGTCTCTCTGTCCAAATTCTGTTTAAACTGTTGACAGTTTTTATCTTGACAAATTTTTTAAAACTTTTGTATTTTTCTACTGCTTGCGACAGGGATGCCTGCAACGCTTTTGAGGGCTAATAACTGGCTGTGTATATGAGGGTCATGGAAGACTTCTCCATCTTTAGCATTCTTTTCGAACCGCACCTGACGAACGGTGGGGGCGTTTACCGTCTACATAAAATATATAATGTGGTCATAAATGAGCGATTTCAGTTATCAGCAAGGAGGTTAGTATAGGTAATTTGGTAAAAAATTTAACGTATTTCTAAATCATTTTTTCGCAGGAGGTAAAACCTTGGGTAAGCACAGCAAGATATTTTATCTGTTGACTGCACTGATCGGCCTGATGCTTCTGACATCGGGCGTCAACGCAGCCAACATCGGTAAAATTTCAGGTAAGGTGGTTGACCGCGACACGGGAGAACCTCTACCTACGGTCGCTGTTTCTGTGGAAGGTACCGACATGGGTGCTCTGACAGATATCAACGGTCAGTACGTCATTTTGAACGTGCCGGTAGGAGAGTATTCGATCAAAGCTTCTCTGGTCGGCTACCAGCCTGTGATCAAGCAGGGTGTTTTCGTGTCCGTCGACCTGACAACTTACGTTGATTTCGAATTGACTTCAAAGGCAATCGATATCGGTGAAATCCAGGTCGTACAGGCCGAACGTCCCCTGGTTATCAAAGACCAGACCTCAACTTTGCGTCTGGTTTCGGGCGATGAAGCCCGTAATATGCCGACTCGTGGCTATCAGGATGTGGTCGGATTGTCAACCGGTGTGGTGGCATTCCAGGATAACTCTTCGGTCCGCCAGCGTGGCGGCAACGAGTCATCCAATTCTCCCACCCTGAATATCCGCGGTGGTCGCCAGAATGAGGTCGCCTATCTGGTCGACGGTTTCGCGACTTCGGATCCGCTGACCGGTTTGGCAAATCTAAGTGTCAACAACAACGCCATCGAAGAAATCTCGATCACCACCGGTGGTTTCAATGCCGAATACGGCTGGATTGCCTCGGGCGCGATTAACGTTACTACAAAAGAGGGTACCAAAAATTATTCCGGTAACCTCGAGGCTGTAACCAGTGAACTGACTGACGAATATGGCTACAATATTTACGCTTTTGACTTGACCGGTCCGATCATTCCGGGCAACGAAAGGGCATCATTCTTTGTATCCGGCGAGCGTCGTGTTCACCTCGATCGTCAGCCTCATGCCAAAGCCGGTGATGAACCGCTTCCGCACAATGACCTGCGGGGCTGGACATGGCAGGGCAAGTTGCGCTACGATCTCAATCAGGCAATGAATCTTCGCCTGGGTGTGATCGGTTCTTATGACAAGTGGAACCGTTATATCAGGTCATATCATTTCAATACTGCCCATGCGCCAAAGTATGAGGACGTCAATAACTCCGTCAATTTGCAGTTTACGCACAATGTCAGCAAGCAGACCTTCTACACTGTACGAGGCGCATATTTCCTGACCAAGCGTACTTCAGGTGACGGTGTCTATTTCGATGACCTCTGGGGCTACATCCGTCCGAAGGGCAATAAGGCCTTCGACGCTACCACCCTCTTCAGGACATGGGATGATCCGGAAACGTATTATCAGGTCTGCTGTCCCGGCAATACCTGGTGTTCAGAGCCTCTCGGCCCGAACGATTCAATTCCGGATGATGCCCCCTGTAGCGCCAGCGAGTTGACCTATCGCTACGATTATTACCTTCTTTCAAATGATGAGGGTAACTATGTGGACAGCTCGAAGCTGGATGAAAGCTATGTGCTCGATGATTTCACCAAGCGTAGATCATCGTACTACGGTTTCGATTTTGACCTTACACATCAGCTTAACAAAGCTAACGAGATAAAAGTCGGTTTCGAATACCAGCGCCATACCCTGCGTTATCTGCGTCATGTCACCCCGATCCAGCTTTATAACGGGCCGGGAGTCGGTACTCAGGATATGGATAACTATGGTTATGACCTTGAATTCCAGTATGACGAAGACTCCAGCCTCACCGGTGTCAAAGTGGTTGACCAGGATGACGGCTGGAATGCCGCTAAGAACCCGTATAACTTTGCACTCTATATTCAGGATAAGTTCGAGTGGGAAGGCCTGGTGATCAATGCCGGTCTGCGTTATGACTACCTGAATGTCAATACGTACCGCCTCAAAAACGAGGCCTGGCCACTTGATCCTGACAGCCTGGCAATCAAGTT
It encodes the following:
- a CDS encoding dephospho-CoA kinase, with the protein product MLKLGVTGQIASGKSTVAEAFAEFGGRLVSADQIGREVVEKNKPVLSKLIRAFGRGIVTAEGQLKRRELGKIVFASPEKRKTLNEIVHPQLLKRLVEEIKVCESDPKCGFVIVDAALLVDWGWHEKVDYTICVTAPEADQITRAVKNGFTVAEIKDRISSQKPIEDLVAVSDFVIHNNGTLSELRDKTRQVYERIKVARKS
- a CDS encoding TonB-dependent receptor; translated protein: MGKHSKIFYLLTALIGLMLLTSGVNAANIGKISGKVVDRDTGEPLPTVAVSVEGTDMGALTDINGQYVILNVPVGEYSIKASLVGYQPVIKQGVFVSVDLTTYVDFELTSKAIDIGEIQVVQAERPLVIKDQTSTLRLVSGDEARNMPTRGYQDVVGLSTGVVAFQDNSSVRQRGGNESSNSPTLNIRGGRQNEVAYLVDGFATSDPLTGLANLSVNNNAIEEISITTGGFNAEYGWIASGAINVTTKEGTKNYSGNLEAVTSELTDEYGYNIYAFDLTGPIIPGNERASFFVSGERRVHLDRQPHAKAGDEPLPHNDLRGWTWQGKLRYDLNQAMNLRLGVIGSYDKWNRYIRSYHFNTAHAPKYEDVNNSVNLQFTHNVSKQTFYTVRGAYFLTKRTSGDGVYFDDLWGYIRPKGNKAFDATTLFRTWDDPETYYQVCCPGNTWCSEPLGPNDSIPDDAPCSASELTYRYDYYLLSNDEGNYVDSSKLDESYVLDDFTKRRSSYYGFDFDLTHQLNKANEIKVGFEYQRHTLRYLRHVTPIQLYNGPGVGTQDMDNYGYDLEFQYDEDSSLTGVKVVDQDDGWNAAKNPYNFALYIQDKFEWEGLVINAGLRYDYLNVNTYRLKNEAWPLDPDSLAIKFPDNDEYTEEAQKLTLDDLEDAEAEQRISPRLGIGFPVTDKTVFHLYYGKFFQRPELQYLYVSYDYLFYMIDAHPYFNPIGNPNLEPEETTAYEVGVTHQLGDNSRFDITAYYKDIRNLTQVDHVPVDPFAYDTYTNKDYGTIKGLEFAFKLRRTNNIALDVAYTLSKAQATGSFASTQNNVAWTNSEEPLRISPLDFDQRHKLTAVVDVRSGAKEGPMLGNFYPLERAGLNLVFNTASGNPYTPAEIYNEVTLGSVTPTPLSSINSRYGPWTYRIDLKANKTFTVAGLDMDVYLWILNVLNTENAIDVFEGTGRPDDTGWLATGEGQAFINTHSDPDPVTGMTGEEMYQFKQNDPNSYDLPRVIRLGVRLSF